The following are encoded together in the Candidatus Delongbacteria bacterium genome:
- the xseB gene encoding exodeoxyribonuclease VII small subunit: MKYEEAVKRLTEIIEKMEKGDIDLDDTLKMYEEGQMLLKLCKEKISNAEGKLMKIKENGEITNL, from the coding sequence ATGAAATATGAAGAAGCTGTAAAGAGATTGACCGAAATTATTGAGAAAATGGAAAAAGGGGATATAGATTTAGATGATACATTGAAAATGTATGAAGAGGGACAAATGTTACTTAAACTTTGTAAAGAGAAGATCAGTAATGCAGAAGGAAAACTAATGAAAATTAAAGAAAATGGAGAAATTACGAATTTATGA
- a CDS encoding protein-glutamate O-methyltransferase CheR — MDNIDFKNDLLSSIGINDEEFYLLKSYIHKHFGINLTTQKKSLLIGRLQKVIKDKALNSFNDYYNFLINDSTGKAASELINKISTNHTYFNREKAHFEYYVNYALPDVLNNNSSTKMKDIRIWCAASSTGEEPYMLTILQHELSEKIGKLWDIGLLATDISIEVLNIAKNGIYETEKLTAMPKRLIQKYMHKFDSSSYQMNDNLRNQIVFRRFNLMNDFPFKSQFDIIFARNVMIYFDQQTRDKLINKFYNFLKPGGYLFIGHSETLNRATNKFISVNPAVYQKQPE; from the coding sequence ATGGATAATATTGATTTTAAAAATGATCTATTATCTTCAATCGGAATAAACGATGAAGAGTTTTATCTTTTAAAGTCATATATACATAAACACTTTGGCATTAATCTAACAACTCAAAAAAAGTCATTATTAATAGGACGATTACAGAAAGTAATAAAAGACAAAGCACTAAATAGTTTTAATGATTATTATAACTTCCTCATAAACGATTCTACAGGTAAAGCAGCTAGTGAGCTCATTAATAAAATTTCTACAAATCATACTTACTTCAATCGAGAAAAAGCTCATTTTGAATACTACGTCAATTATGCTTTGCCAGATGTTTTAAATAATAACAGCTCAACGAAAATGAAAGATATTCGTATTTGGTGTGCCGCATCTTCAACAGGAGAAGAACCTTACATGCTCACCATATTGCAGCATGAACTTTCAGAGAAGATTGGAAAATTATGGGATATTGGCTTACTTGCTACTGACATCTCTATTGAAGTGCTAAATATTGCTAAGAATGGAATTTACGAAACAGAAAAATTGACTGCAATGCCAAAGAGACTTATTCAAAAATATATGCATAAATTTGATTCCTCATCCTATCAAATGAATGATAATTTAAGAAATCAGATAGTATTCAGGCGTTTTAATTTAATGAATGATTTTCCTTTCAAATCACAATTTGATATAATATTTGCTCGTAATGTCATGATCTATTTTGACCAACAGACAAGGGATAAACTGATAAATAAATTTTATAATTTTCTTAAACCTGGGGGTTATCTATTCATCGGTCATTCTGAGACATTAAATAGAGCTACAAATAAATTTATTTCTGTAAATCCTGCTGTTTATCAGAAGCAACCGGAGTAG
- the thiF gene encoding sulfur carrier protein ThiS adenylyltransferase ThiF, translating into MIPVQFNRNVNGLYEKLCKIRVGIIGCGGLGSNVAISLARSGVENFTICDFDKVEATNLNRQHFFLDDIGLYKVNAIEKYLKGINLNISLNKILLKIDSDNITGLFDNCDIIVEAVDLAETKKTIIEYFMNFSDTPVISGSGISGYGQFEELKIKKIANLYVCGDQTTDMSEGLCCPRIHIVANMQANLVIELLMKKF; encoded by the coding sequence ATGATACCTGTTCAATTTAATAGAAATGTAAATGGATTATACGAAAAGTTATGCAAGATTAGAGTAGGAATTATAGGATGTGGAGGACTAGGATCAAACGTTGCTATATCTCTAGCGAGATCAGGTGTTGAAAATTTTACTATTTGTGATTTCGATAAGGTTGAAGCTACAAACTTAAATAGACAACATTTTTTTTTAGATGATATTGGATTATATAAAGTAAATGCAATCGAGAAGTATCTTAAGGGAATTAATCTAAATATTTCACTTAATAAAATTCTTTTAAAAATAGATTCTGATAACATTACTGGTTTATTTGACAATTGTGATATTATAGTTGAAGCTGTAGATTTAGCTGAAACAAAAAAAACGATTATTGAATATTTCATGAATTTTAGTGATACTCCAGTTATTTCAGGTAGTGGTATTTCTGGCTACGGTCAATTTGAAGAATTGAAGATAAAAAAAATTGCTAATTTATATGTTTGTGGTGATCAGACTACCGATATGAGTGAAGGACTATGTTGTCCTAGAATCCATATTGTTGCCAATATGCAAGCTAATTTAGTAATAGAATTATTGATGAAGAAATTTTAA
- the rplQ gene encoding 50S ribosomal protein L17, with protein sequence MRHGVKGKKLSRTASHRKSMFGNLCASLFEHKSITTTVVKAKETRRFAEKLITLGKKGDLNSLRQSLKFLKDKDIARILFKEIAPVYADRNGGYTRVVRTGFRKGDAAETAVIQLVGFENKKAESTEA encoded by the coding sequence ATGCGCCACGGAGTTAAAGGAAAAAAATTAAGCAGAACTGCAAGCCACAGAAAATCTATGTTCGGCAATCTATGCGCATCATTATTCGAACATAAAAGCATTACTACAACTGTTGTAAAAGCTAAAGAGACTAGAAGATTTGCAGAGAAGTTAATTACTCTTGGTAAAAAAGGTGATTTGAATTCATTAAGACAATCTTTAAAGTTTCTAAAGGATAAAGATATTGCAAGAATTCTTTTCAAAGAAATTGCACCTGTTTATGCTGATAGAAATGGTGGATATACAAGAGTTGTGAGAACTGGTTTCAGAAAAGGTGATGCTGCAGAGACTGCGGTTATCCAATTAGTAGGTTTTGAAAATAAAAAAGCTGAAAGTACTGAAGCTTAA
- a CDS encoding DPP IV N-terminal domain-containing protein — MTNKVETSPIYANYQRAEQAVWRNMKKRIYKTSVDPIFNSENNQFIYRNNLRDGKKEFWLIDVEANTKQVAFNVEKVAENLNKFLEKPLEADSLDLTLISFCGSEVIFAYKDKEYKLNLTDLAITLQKNESKEQLENVSPDGKFQIFAKEYNLYLRNLRTKEERQITYDGVEDFEYCYDLSSPEITKKGVFEIVKYYDHPWSSDSNTLCFSRIDMRMASKITFVQAMPSDSLLPKAKSWQRSLAINNRSLIEIFLLDVNSMKITKVNKEQLLDICGMNLWLEKNNYLYYLDVKQGFKRYILKEYNYAEKTTKDIIDESSKEYIDPENMIVKILENSNEIIWGSLRDGYCNLYLYDTQKAELKNKITDKEFFVTEIVHCDEEKRKLYFIACGGREDDHNPYLHYLYKVDLDGNNLQLLTPDKGDHNIKFSPNFDYIIDNYNLPDFGWITKLRDKDGRELMLLEESDLKDLEKTGFVMPEVFEATACDEQTKIYGLIHRPSNFDPNKKYPVIDNCYTGGHGYIHTSLDCLWRDDSQALAELGFIVIQVDGRGRNKRNRKFSLHSYKNFKDSGLPDHVYAIKQLARKYSYLDLDRVGITGASHGGFDTANALFNYGDFYKVGVAVSGVYDWSNHCYWYSQIYLGEYDEKLYKEQSPISHCHKLEGKLYIIHGELDPIVLPTQATRLAAKLIEYNKDFDILIVPNADHNCLWISYVHRKKWDYFVTHLLGEIPPKEYPI; from the coding sequence ATGACAAATAAGGTAGAGACTTCACCTATATACGCCAATTACCAAAGAGCAGAACAAGCTGTTTGGCGAAATATGAAGAAAAGAATTTACAAAACCTCTGTAGATCCAATCTTCAATTCAGAAAACAATCAATTTATATACAGAAATAATCTTCGTGATGGGAAGAAAGAATTTTGGCTAATTGATGTTGAAGCCAATACTAAACAAGTAGCCTTTAATGTTGAGAAAGTCGCTGAAAATTTAAACAAATTTTTAGAAAAGCCATTAGAGGCAGATAGTCTGGATTTAACTCTAATTTCATTTTGCGGAAGTGAAGTTATATTCGCTTACAAAGATAAAGAATATAAATTAAACTTAACTGATTTAGCTATAACTTTACAGAAAAATGAAAGTAAAGAGCAACTTGAAAATGTCAGTCCTGATGGTAAATTTCAAATTTTTGCCAAAGAATATAATTTATACTTAAGAAACTTGAGAACCAAAGAAGAAAGGCAAATCACTTATGATGGTGTAGAAGATTTTGAGTATTGTTATGATTTATCTTCGCCTGAAATTACGAAGAAAGGTGTGTTTGAAATAGTTAAATACTATGATCATCCTTGGTCTAGTGATTCTAATACTTTATGTTTTTCACGAATTGATATGAGAATGGCTTCAAAAATAACTTTTGTACAGGCGATGCCTTCTGACAGTTTGTTGCCTAAAGCAAAAAGCTGGCAGAGATCTTTAGCTATCAATAATAGATCGCTTATTGAGATTTTCTTACTGGATGTTAACAGTATGAAGATAACGAAAGTAAATAAAGAACAGCTCCTAGATATATGTGGAATGAATTTGTGGTTAGAAAAAAATAATTATCTATACTATCTTGATGTGAAACAAGGTTTTAAACGATATATCTTGAAAGAATACAATTATGCAGAAAAAACTACAAAGGATATTATTGATGAATCTTCCAAGGAGTATATTGATCCTGAAAATATGATAGTTAAAATTTTAGAAAACAGTAATGAAATAATCTGGGGCAGTTTAAGAGACGGATATTGTAATTTATACCTCTATGATACGCAAAAAGCCGAATTGAAAAACAAAATCACTGATAAAGAATTTTTTGTAACAGAGATTGTTCATTGCGATGAAGAAAAAAGGAAATTGTATTTTATAGCTTGCGGAGGTCGAGAAGATGATCATAATCCTTATCTGCACTATTTATATAAAGTTGATCTTGATGGGAATAATTTACAACTTTTAACACCGGATAAAGGAGATCACAATATTAAATTTTCTCCCAATTTTGATTACATAATTGACAATTATAATTTGCCGGATTTTGGCTGGATAACCAAACTTAGAGATAAAGATGGAAGAGAACTGATGCTTTTAGAAGAATCTGATCTAAAAGATCTTGAAAAAACCGGATTTGTTATGCCCGAAGTATTTGAAGCAACTGCCTGTGATGAACAAACTAAAATTTATGGTTTAATTCATAGACCATCAAATTTTGATCCTAATAAAAAATATCCAGTAATAGATAATTGTTACACCGGAGGTCATGGATATATCCACACCTCTTTAGACTGTTTGTGGAGAGATGATTCTCAGGCTTTAGCAGAACTTGGTTTTATTGTTATACAGGTTGATGGTAGAGGAAGAAATAAGAGAAATAGGAAATTTAGCCTGCACTCATATAAAAACTTCAAAGATAGTGGATTGCCTGATCATGTCTATGCAATAAAACAGCTTGCACGAAAGTATTCTTATCTGGATCTTGATAGAGTTGGAATAACTGGAGCTTCTCATGGTGGTTTTGATACAGCAAATGCTCTGTTTAATTACGGTGATTTCTATAAAGTAGGAGTTGCTGTTTCCGGTGTTTATGATTGGAGTAATCATTGCTACTGGTATTCACAAATATATTTAGGAGAGTATGATGAAAAGCTTTATAAAGAACAATCTCCTATTTCACATTGCCATAAACTAGAAGGGAAACTTTATATAATTCATGGAGAACTTGATCCTATTGTTCTGCCCACTCAAGCAACTCGTTTGGCTGCCAAATTGATAGAGTATAATAAAGACTTTGATATCTTGATTGTACCAAATGCTGATCATAATTGTTTGTGGATATCTTATGTTCATAGAAAAAAGTGGGATTATTTTGTAACTCATCTATTAGGCGAAATACCACCAAAAGAGTATCCGATTTAG
- a CDS encoding chemotaxis response regulator protein-glutamate methylesterase — MKKIKVLIIDDSALIRQLLSQGLALDNEIEIVGTAIDPYNARDKIVELHPDVLTLDVEMPKMDGVQFLKKLMPQYPIPVIMVSSLTEKGKKITLDALEAGAIDFITKPKADLVNGMNKMLNDLVKKIKIASTVDVSHWKGKKRTVIKRLEADNSLDESTHKIIAIGASTGGTEAIKQVVAKFPATFPGVVIVQHMPAGFTKMFADKLNSLCAMEVKEAEEGDIITPGKILIAPGDHHLEVKRSGGLYRAILHKKDKVSGHRPSVDVLFKSVAEHVGKNAIGVILTGMGRDGADNLLTMRDAGARTIAQDEKTSVVYGMPREATINGGAEYSLPIDKIAEKVKCLLSKI, encoded by the coding sequence ATGAAAAAAATAAAAGTTTTAATAATAGATGACTCTGCACTAATAAGACAACTTTTAAGTCAAGGTCTAGCCTTAGATAATGAGATAGAAATAGTAGGAACAGCAATTGACCCTTACAATGCAAGAGACAAAATTGTTGAATTACATCCCGATGTTCTTACATTAGATGTTGAAATGCCAAAAATGGATGGTGTTCAGTTCTTAAAAAAACTAATGCCCCAATATCCGATTCCTGTTATTATGGTCAGTTCGTTAACTGAAAAGGGGAAAAAAATCACTTTAGATGCATTGGAAGCAGGTGCAATTGATTTTATAACAAAACCTAAAGCTGATCTTGTAAACGGCATGAATAAAATGCTAAATGATTTGGTAAAAAAAATCAAAATAGCATCGACTGTCGATGTTTCCCATTGGAAGGGAAAGAAAAGAACTGTAATTAAACGCTTAGAAGCTGATAATTCCCTAGATGAATCAACACATAAAATTATAGCTATTGGTGCTTCAACAGGCGGAACAGAGGCAATTAAACAAGTAGTAGCAAAATTTCCAGCAACTTTTCCTGGTGTGGTAATTGTTCAGCATATGCCAGCTGGGTTTACAAAAATGTTTGCAGACAAACTAAATTCTTTATGTGCAATGGAAGTCAAGGAAGCGGAAGAAGGAGATATAATTACTCCTGGAAAAATTTTGATTGCTCCTGGAGATCATCATCTTGAAGTGAAGCGTTCTGGTGGATTGTATAGAGCAATTCTTCATAAAAAAGATAAAGTTTCAGGTCATCGTCCAAGTGTAGATGTTCTTTTCAAATCTGTTGCAGAACATGTTGGTAAAAATGCTATTGGTGTCATATTAACTGGAATGGGTCGTGACGGAGCAGATAATTTACTTACAATGCGAGATGCTGGTGCTAGGACTATAGCACAAGATGAAAAAACATCTGTTGTTTACGGAATGCCTAGAGAAGCAACAATCAATGGTGGTGCTGAATATTCTTTACCAATTGATAAAATTGCAGAAAAAGTAAAATGCTTATTGAGTAAGATTTAA
- a CDS encoding tyrosine-type recombinase/integrase: MVLREILFGEILFSDEKRIALKSEYVESGINRWASIHTLRHLFDMHLLEKGTDLRYFQELLGDQSSKTTEICNHVTKSAFGKLKNPLDRLIIEGEE; this comes from the coding sequence ATAGTTTTGAGAGAGATTTTGTTTGGTGAAATTCTTTTTAGTGATGAAAAGAGAATAGCTTTGAAGTCAGAGTATGTAGAATCTGGTATAAATAGATGGGCTTCTATTCACACACTTAGACATTTATTTGATATGCACTTACTTGAAAAAGGTACTGATCTAAGATATTTTCAAGAATTGTTAGGAGATCAAAGTTCTAAAACAACAGAAATTTGCAATCATGTAACTAAAAGTGCTTTTGGTAAGCTCAAGAATCCTTTGGATCGGTTAATTATTGAAGGAGAAGAGTAA